CGCGATAACCGTTCTCATTAGGTCATTTGGTTATTTGCATATACTAAAACATCACTTTTGCGCATAAACGCAAGCTGGTATCGTTCGCCGGCTCCGTTGGGAGTGCGCGGCCGTGCGCGCAGATTTGCCGAGAACAGGACCTATATGTACGTATACGACGAATACGATCAGCGCATCATCGAGGACCGCGTCAAGCAGTTCCGTGATCAGACCCGACGCTATCTGGCAGGTGAACTGAGCGAAGAAGAGTTCCGCCCTCTGCGCCTGCAAAATGGCCTTTATGTTCAGCGCTTTGCGCCGATGCTACGGGTGGCCGTGCCTTACGGCCAACTGACTTCGCGCCAGACGCGCATGATGGCCAAGATCGCCCGCGACTTCGACAAGGGCTATGCCCACATCAGCACCCGCCAGAACGTGCAGTTCAACTGGCCGGCCCTGGAAGACGTGCCGGACATCCTGGCTGAACTGGCTACCGTGCAGATGCACGCCATTCAGACCAGCGGTAACTGCCTGCGCAACGTGACCACTGACCAGTTCGCCGGCGTGGCCGCCGATGAAGTGATTGACCCGCGCCCCTGGTGCGAGATCGTGCGCCAGTGGACCACGTTCCACCCAGAATTTGCCTACCTGCCGCGTAAATTCAAGATCGCCATCAATGGCTCGGCTTCCGACCGCGCTGCGATCGAAGTCCACGACATCGGCCTGGAGCCGGTGTACAACGCCGCAGGCGAGCTGGGCTTCCGCGTCCTGGTGGGCGGCGGCCTGGGGCGTACCCCGGTGGTGGGCGCGTTCATCAATGAATTCCTGCCATGGCAAGACCTGTTGAGCTACCTCGACGCCATCCTGCGTGTGTACAACCGCTATGGCCGTCGTGACAACAAGTACAAGGCGCGCATCAAGATCCTGGTCAAGGCCCTCACCCCAGAGGTATTTGCCCAGAAGGTCGACGCCGAAATGGAACACCTGCGCGGCGGCCAGACCACCCTGACCGAAGCCGAAGTACATCGCGTGGCCAAACACTTCGTCGACCCGGACTACAAGGCCCTGGGCAACCAGGACGCCGAACTGGCCGCGCTCGACCAGCAGCACCCAGGCTTTGCCCGCTGGCGGACTCGCAACACCCTGGCACACAAGCAGCCTGGCTATGTGGCGGTAACCCTGTCGCTCAAGCCGACCGGCGTGGCGCCAGGCGATATCACCGACAAGCAACTGGACGCCGTCGCCGACCTGGCCGACCGCTACAGCTTTGGTCAACTGCGCACCTCCCACGAGCAAAACATCATCCTCGCGGACGTTGAGCAGAGCCAACTGTTCACCCTGTGGGGCGAGCTGCGCGAAAGCGGTTTCGCCACCCCGAACATCGGCCTGCTGACCGATATCATCTGCTGCCCGGGTGGCGACTTCTGCTCCCTGGCCAACGCCAAGTCAATTCCCATTGCCGAGTCGATCCAACGCCGTTTCGACGACCTGGACTACCTGTTCGATATCGGCGAACTGGACCTGAACATCTCCGGTTGCATGAACGCTTGTGGTCACCACCACGTCGGCCACATCGGCATCCTTGGGGTGGACAAGAAAGGCGAAGAATTCTACCAAGTGTCCCTGGGTGGCAGCGCCAGCCGCGATGCGAGCCTGGGCAAGATCCTCGGCCCATCCTTCGCCCAGGAAGCCATGCCTGAGGTGATCGGCAAGTTGATCGACGTCTACGTCGAACAACGCACTGAAGATGAGCGCTTCATCGACACCTACCAGCGCATCGGCATTGACCTGTTCAAGGAGCGCGTCTATGCAGCGAATCATTAAGAACAACGAAGTCGTCGACGAAACCTGGCACCTGCTGCCCAAGGACGCGACGTTCGATGGCATCTCCAACTGCGACGACCTGATCGTACCGCTGGCCCTGTGGCGTGAGCATGGCCACGCCCTCAAGGCCCGCGATGGCGGCCTGGGCGTATGGCTGGACGCCGATGAAGAAGCCGAAGAAATCGGCGATGACGTGCAGCACTTCCAAGTCATCGCCCTGAACTTCCCGGCCTTCACCGACGGGCGCAACTACTCCAACGCGCGCCTGCTGCGTGACCGTTATGGTTACAAAGGCGAATTGCGGGCGATTGGCGATGTGCTGCGCGACCAGTTGTTCTATCTGCGTC
The Pseudomonas hygromyciniae genome window above contains:
- a CDS encoding nitrite/sulfite reductase; its protein translation is MYVYDEYDQRIIEDRVKQFRDQTRRYLAGELSEEEFRPLRLQNGLYVQRFAPMLRVAVPYGQLTSRQTRMMAKIARDFDKGYAHISTRQNVQFNWPALEDVPDILAELATVQMHAIQTSGNCLRNVTTDQFAGVAADEVIDPRPWCEIVRQWTTFHPEFAYLPRKFKIAINGSASDRAAIEVHDIGLEPVYNAAGELGFRVLVGGGLGRTPVVGAFINEFLPWQDLLSYLDAILRVYNRYGRRDNKYKARIKILVKALTPEVFAQKVDAEMEHLRGGQTTLTEAEVHRVAKHFVDPDYKALGNQDAELAALDQQHPGFARWRTRNTLAHKQPGYVAVTLSLKPTGVAPGDITDKQLDAVADLADRYSFGQLRTSHEQNIILADVEQSQLFTLWGELRESGFATPNIGLLTDIICCPGGDFCSLANAKSIPIAESIQRRFDDLDYLFDIGELDLNISGCMNACGHHHVGHIGILGVDKKGEEFYQVSLGGSASRDASLGKILGPSFAQEAMPEVIGKLIDVYVEQRTEDERFIDTYQRIGIDLFKERVYAANH
- a CDS encoding DUF934 domain-containing protein, whose protein sequence is MQRIIKNNEVVDETWHLLPKDATFDGISNCDDLIVPLALWREHGHALKARDGGLGVWLDADEEAEEIGDDVQHFQVIALNFPAFTDGRNYSNARLLRDRYGYKGELRAIGDVLRDQLFYLRRCGFDAYALRADKDPYEALESLKDFSVTYQAATDEPLPLFRRR